In the bacterium genome, one interval contains:
- a CDS encoding type II toxin-antitoxin system HicA family toxin produces MADYTPALKRLLRAAGCSFERHGKGDHEVWYSPHTKRRFPVDAAIKSRHLANAVLKQAGLPKQF; encoded by the coding sequence GTGGCCGACTACACGCCCGCGCTCAAGCGGCTGCTGCGCGCCGCCGGCTGCAGCTTCGAGCGCCACGGCAAGGGCGATCACGAAGTCTGGTACAGCCCCCACACGAAGCGCCGCTTCCCCGTAGACGCGGCGATCAAATCGCGCCACCTGGCGAATGCCGTGCTGAAGCAGGCCGGCTTGCCCAAGCAATTCTGA
- a CDS encoding DUF1902 domain-containing protein, with protein sequence MTHPDAPPVYTVTAEWDAEAGVWVATSDDVPGLATGADTFEALAEKLRVMVPELLELNGACSAAAAATARFRIVAERAEQAHAIA encoded by the coding sequence ATGACGCACCCTGATGCGCCGCCAGTCTACACCGTGACCGCCGAGTGGGATGCCGAGGCCGGCGTCTGGGTGGCGACCAGCGATGACGTGCCCGGGCTCGCCACCGGCGCCGACACCTTCGAGGCACTGGCGGAGAAGTTGCGCGTCATGGTGCCCGAGCTGTTGGAGCTGAACGGCGCCTGCTCCGCCGCCGCCGCCGCGACCGCGCGCTTCCGCATCGTCGCGGAACGCGCCGAGCAGGCGCACGCCATCGCCTGA
- a CDS encoding ribbon-helix-helix protein, CopG family, translating into MTRVQVLLTEDADRRLEDLAATRGESKSSLVRRAVDLLLQLEERDDEPLLALAGQVGRAGTRHGARDHDRLLAGGARRRGAR; encoded by the coding sequence ATGACTCGCGTCCAGGTTCTGCTCACGGAAGACGCAGACCGGCGCTTGGAAGATCTCGCCGCAACGCGCGGGGAATCGAAGTCGAGCCTCGTTCGGCGGGCGGTAGATCTGTTGCTGCAACTTGAAGAGCGCGACGACGAGCCGCTGCTGGCGCTGGCTGGGCAGGTGGGACGTGCGGGGACGCGCCACGGAGCGCGGGATCACGACCGGCTGTTGGCCGGGGGCGCACGGCGCCGCGGCGCGCGGTGA